GTCGTCACCGCGTTCGGTCATCGCGAATATGCGGAGGATCATTTCGACATCGCGCTGGTGCTTGTCGAGTGGCTTACGAGCCAGGATTGTGCGCCAGTCCACATCTTCGTTTAGTTCGTGCAGCACCTCCACCAGTTGCCCATGGAAAACACAGTTGCGGATTTCTTGAGGTCGGAGTGGGGTGCCCCCGGTGTTCAGGCGCTCAAAGATGTGAAACATGCTGGTACTTTGGTTCGCCGGAGCAAGTTGTTTGATGTTCACCGCGCGCAGCACTGCACCCTTTAATCGGCGCTGGTCTTGCGAGGAGAGATCGGTAAACCTTTTGCCTACATATGGACTTCCCTCCGATAATCCAGTCAGTCGGAATACCGCGCGCCGGCCTTGCATGTTCTCGGGACCGAAATAGCCTTCAAAAAAGTATATGACGCTCATAATACGCTGTTGACCGTCAATAACGAGATTTTTGCTTTCGTTATCAATGTAGAAAAATACTTGAGGGACAGGCAGGCCGAGCAGGAAGCTCTCAATAAGGAGGCTAGACTGTTTGATGTTCCAAACAAAGCTACGCTGAAAAGACGGGACTGTGATATCCTTATCTTTCCACAATTCGTGGATAACGCCCAAGGTCAGGTCGGATGGATAGGTCGCGATGTCGAACTCAACATGCGTGCCAATTTCTTCCTCTTCGTCGTCGCCTTCTACTTCGATTTCGTCGTCAACGTTTTTAGCCATAGTCGCTCCATTGATTGCCTTCACGATAGCCAGGGCGTGGCCCGGCGGCTAGGGGAAAAACGGAAGAGAACCGCGATCCGTATAAACGGCAGCTTTGGGCAACGATGTCAGCTGGCTAGACGAGGACATTGGCGGCGCAAAGGTGCACGGCTTGATTGGGGCCGTCTGCTGCCTGTCCGGTTCTGGCGGAAAACCTCAGGAAGCCGCCGTTGCGGCAACGTCGACCCATTGTCGTCGTTTGGGTTCTTCCAACACCACCCAAAACCTTCCGTTTTTTCAGTCTCGCCAAGCGCCAGGGCCGAGGGCGTTAGCTGCTCGGCAGAGCCATTGGTGCGCGGACAGGAAAGTGGGCTACTACGGTGCAGTACATCTGAGAACTGGCAAGGAGATATCCAGTTTGAGCTAGTCGATCTATTTCCCCATATTGCCAATCCGCATCAGATAGGCTTTTGGGTGTAGCCAATTGCTCTCGGTGGGAAGGGTTAGCGACTGATGCTTTGTGAGTTTGCAAACCGCTTTCCGCGTTACCTTGCTCAACTCCCTGAGCGCGACCGTCGTCTTACCCGTAACTTCCGCTAGGAGACCGCGACCGATCTGCTAATGAAGGGTCTCGTGCCACTCCAGCCGCTCGGCGTCCGCGTCGACTTCCCGGATGAGAAGGTCACGGGCGCGGACATGGACTGGATCTATGCAGCACCGATTGAGGTTGGGGGCGGCAGCTACCTGCGCCTGACGATCCAATCGAAGCGCTGTAAGGAGCAGAGGCTAAAGGAAGGCTCAAGCTACTGGTCCACCAAAAGCCTGGACTAAACAGGTAGGCTCGTTCGTCTTACAAGATCGGCGGATGCCAGCCACTGATTCACGCCGTTCGAAAATGTAGACAAATGTAGATAGCCGCGCGCGGGCGGGCACGAGGCTTTAGCTTTGCAAGCTGACTTCGGTTCATACCCCGCGATGAGCTCTGGCTTTGGTACGTGAGAGCCTATGGCCGCCTGTGCAGCCCCAAACAGTGCCGCCGGCAACCCTAAAGAAAGCAAATCTACCAGCTTGGAAAACGCCTTTCGATAATCTTGGGAACCGATACCGTCAGCGTATTTTTGAGCCATGACGTCAACGCAATTCTCGGCGTGATGCGGGCACGGCTGCCGTCCTGAGGCGAATAACCGATCACGCTTCTGGTCTCATCGATATCCCAGCGCATGCCCGGGTTGTCGGACATCAGGTTCAGTGCCGCGAAGGAGACGTCCTTGGCGTTGATGGCGCAGCGCGTCCCGTTCAGGAAATCCCGGTCGCTTAACCACATTTCCTGCCCCCAGCGACCCATTGCCATATGCGGGCCGGGCCGGTTATCATGGGTCCACTGGGTCCAGCCAATTCTCAGGCAAATAACCGAAAGGTCATGATGCCTGGCGAAGAATGCGCCAGTGCGTTCGCAAAAGAGTTTTGACATGCCATAGGCATTGATCGGGCCGGGCGGTGTGTTGCTGTCGAGCATGTCATCCGTGAACCGCTTGTCGCCATGGATCCAGTTCGAACTTGCCAGCACGACCCGGCTTACGCCCCTCTTGGCCGCGTGGTGATACAGTTCCAGCGTCGCGTCCATGTTGTGCTCAACCGCAGAGACCCAGCTGGCAGCAGGCTCCCTGTCCCCAGCCAGGTGCACTATTACATCCACCCCATTGAGCAATTCGGCCCAGTCGGCTCCATCAGCCAGATCGGCAGCGTGGATATTCGGGTGATCCACCGGTCGGATATCGATCCCCGACACACGATAACCGTCGTCCTGCTCGAGCGCATCGAAGAGCTTTCGCCCCAGATGGCCCCCGGCCCCGGTGATCAAGACATGCATGATTTGGCTTCCTCATCAAACGCGTTTGCCCAAACCTCGAATATCGGGGCGGGCGCTGGACTGCCATTTGCCCAGATATGGAAAGTCTGGACGAAATTGAGTGTTTCTCCCGGCGCGAGGGTTTTCATCGGGGAATGCCATTCAGCCTCGCAATAGGGATAATCACCGGAATTGAAGACCTCCACCGGATGCCCATGTGCAAAGACATCCTGCTCCCGGGCCTCCGGCAGGGAACACAGCAACCACGGTCCGCCATCGCCACACTTGATAAGCGTTTGATGATCCGGATTTGGCAGGCTGATCTTGAATTCTTGCATCCTGATGCAATTGGCGACCACGCCCGCCGCATGCTTTGACACAAGCGCGGTCGCGTCTCCGAAGACCGGTTGAAAACCGGCAGTCTCCATTGCAACGGCGATCTTTGCCGGTGTGTCGATCATCATCACCGACCAGATGCCGGCATCTTTCATGCGAGTGCCCTTGTTGGTCACGGAATGCTCTATGGTCCATTCATGCGCAGACCTTATTGCAATGCACCGCCTCACCGAGAACTGCGATACCGGGCAGGCCTTGCTTTCCATCAGAATATGACGATCGTCCTCTGACAGAACGGCATAGTCCCCGCTATCAAGTTCGGGAAATGGGGCTCCGGCCACCCATGCGCTATCCGGCGCGATCCATGTCTTTTCTCCGCCCCACAGAGGAAAGCCGAACTGAGGCGAACGGGTGGGCAGCAAGGTCAATTGCGTGAGGTCGATGGCGACGGCCCTCAGATCCGGGTTCTGGAAGAGCAGCGAGCGCCCCTGGAACCGAACATCCCAAAGTCGCCCGCCTACACCAGGCAACATAAGCAGTTCGAGATCCCCGCATTTCAGACTTAGAATGTTCCACCGATCCGTCATGACGTCATCCCCGAGGCGGTCCGGCGCAGGTCTCCTGCGCCGGCGCCATGATCATGCGTGTTTGAACTGCGCAACGTTTTCGGCCGTGATCGCCATCACGCCGGTCTCCACTCGCTCCGGCAGCGGGTTGATTCCGGCAGCCTTCCAATCGGGCAAGATCTTGAGCGCATCGGTGTTCTGCCAGTGCATCATGTGGAAGGCCAAGAATATCTCAAGATAGGATTTCTGGGCCACCGCGCCATAGATCGTGCCGTCCTCGATATAGGGAAGCATGTCGTCATTGCGGTCCATGGCAACGATTTTGATATCCTTGCGTCCGGCCTCGTTTACAGCGATCGCTGCCCCCTTGCCGCTGTCGCCATCGGTTCCGCCAATACCCACGATGTCCGGGTTGGCCTGAATGGACTGCAAATAGGCGGTCGGCGCATAGGATGGGTCCGCCTTGTCGTTGACCACATCGACGACTTCGATCTCGGGATATTTTTCGGCGAAGATCTGTTTATAGCCCTCGACCCGTTCTAGCGTGGACGGGGCCGGGAAAGTGCCGAGAATAACCTTGCCTTTGCCGCCAATGGCCTGCGCAAGCATTTCTCCGCCCACGCGTCCGGCCTGGACGCCGTTGATGCCCAGGAATGTCGAGCGCGGGCTGTTGGGAATGTCGCCGATGCAGCAGGTCACCGGGATGCCGGCCTCAACCGCGCGCTCCACCCCGGGGGCCAGTGTGGCCGGATCGCCCGGGAAGATGAGAATGCCGGCTGGCCGGCGTGCGATCAGTTCGTCGAGCTGACGCGCCTGCGCAGCGGTGTCGAAATCCAGCGGTCCGGTAAAGGTGGCCTTGATCCCCATCAGCTCTTCGAGATCTTTCATGGCATTGCGGTAGTCCACCCAGAATGGCACTTGGGTGACGATCGATAGAAACACGTACTCCTTGCCTGCTGCCTGCGCCATCGCTTCTGTGGACAACGCCGGAAGCCCGAAGGCTGCGGCCAGACCGGCCGTGGCGCCGGCAGTCAGCAGCTTGCGCCTGTTAACATTTACATCGGTCATCTTGATCTCCTCCTTGGATCGTTGGATGTGTGGGTAGGCTGTTTTGCTCAGCTCCGTTTGCTCCGGATCAGCATGTCCAGAGCAACGGCGCAGATCAGGACGCCGCCGATGACGATCATCTGCCAGTAGATCGACACGGCCAGCATCGTCATCGTGTTGTTGATCAGGGCAACGAACACCACGCCAAGGAAGGCGCCCAGTATCGTGCCTTCGCCGCCTCTGAGGGAAGCGCCCCCGATCACCGCCGCGGCCAGAACCTGCAGCTCGATTCCGTTGCCCGCCGTGGGAGTGCCGCTCATCAGTCGAGAGGCCAGCAACACGCCGGCCAGGGCGGCCAGAACCCCGGTCAGGCCGTAAAGGATGATCCGCACGTGGGTGACATGAATGCCTGAAAGCATCGCTGCCTTCTCATTGGCTCCGATGAAATAGGCCTGGCGGAAAAAGCGCGTGTGGCGCACGGCGAGATCGAAAAACACCACCAGCAGGATCGTGACGAGAACGATCACCGGAAAACCGCCGATATCGGCCTTGCCTATCCAGGCAAATGAGGCCGGCAGGCTGGAGACGGAAAACCCTTCTGTGAGCACAAGGGCGATGCCGCGCGCGATGGACATCGTTCCGAGCGTCGCAATCAAGGGGTTTATTCCAAGCCCGGTGACCAGCAATCCGTTGAGAACGCCGATGATGGCGCCGAGAATGAGGCCGCCCAGGACCGCTACAGGTATCGGCACGCCTGCCAGGAGCAGCATCGCGACCACGGTCGATGACAGCGCCATAACCGATCCCACCGAAAGATCGAACCCTCCGGACGCGAGCAGGATGGCCATGCCGATCACGATGATCGCCGTGGGAGCCATGCCCACCGCAACCGCCCTGAAATTGGAAAAGCTGAGGAAATACGGGTTCAGGTTTGCCATCACGATGATGATGGTCACGATCAGAGCAATCAGGGTGAGTTCCCGGATGTCGACAAATGCCTTGAGGCCGCGACGAAAGAGCGGCATACGCTCAGGCGTGCTGGATTGGGCGGACAAAGTCACAATGTGGCTCCTGCATGATGGGTCGAACCGGTCGGCACGCCGAGCTTGTGGCCGGCGGCCATCTGCAGCAAAGCAGCTTCCGTTGCGTCATTTGCAGCGATGTCGCCCATGATCCTGCCTTCGTGGACAACCAGGATACGCGTTGCCAGGGAGACCAGTTCGGGGAAGTCCGAAGACACGATCAGGATCGCCATTCCCTCAGCGGCGCAGCGCAGCAGTTCTGTATGGATCTGGAATTTGGCGCCGACATCGACGCCCTTGGTAGGCTCTTCGATGATCAGAAGCTGGGGTGCGCGCTTGAGCCACTTGGCCAGCATGACCTTCTGCTGGTTGCCGCCGGACAGCGCACCGATACGCTCGCCCAATCCGCGGGTCTTGATGCCGAAGGCGCTGATGGCGGAGCGGCCGGCTTTCCGGATGGATGCCGCGTGCATGACCCCCAGTCTTGCGTGCTCGGGAAGGCTGGCAGCGATAAGATTGTCGCTCAGCGTTTGATCGAGAAAGAGCCCTTCGGTCTTGCGCTCTTCTGGCACGAAGCCGATCCCGGCGCGCATGGCCTCCCGCAGAGAATGGAACTGGACAGGCCGGCTGTGCAGCCTCACGCTACCCGATGCCCCGGGCATCAGACCGACGAGAGAGCGCACGATCTCACTGCGCCGGGCACCCATCAGACCGGCCATTCCGACGATCTCGCCGGCCTTGATGGCAAAGGAAACATCCTCGAATTGGCCTGGATGGGTGAGGGCGGTCACGGCGAGCACTTCCGTTCCGCCGGTATCGCCTGAGCGGCTGACATCGCCGGGATGCGCGCCGCCGATCATTTCCGCAACAACTCGCTTCTGCGAAGTCTGGGACGTCGGCAACGTGCTGATCCTGTAGCCGTCGCGCAGGACGGTGACCCGGTCCGCAATGCGAAAAATCTCGTCCATATGGTGGCTGACATAGACGATGCCGATGCCCTTGCGGGTCAGTTTCCGCAACACTTCGAACAGCGCCTCCACTTCGTCGGGCGCAAGAGCCGACGTGGGTTCATCGAGAAGCAGAATTCGGGAATTGAGAGACAGCGCCTTGGCGATTTCGACAATCTGCCGGGAACTGATCGGCAGACTGTCCACGGGACGCGACACGTCAAGATCCAGACCAAATTCAGACAACAGCGCCGTGGCCCTGCGCCGCAGTTTGGCCCAGTCCACCACACCGAAACGGGATGGCGCGCGCCCCGCATAGATGTTCTCGGCAACCGACAGCGCCCCGGCAAGGCTGAGTTCCTGAAACACGCAGCTGATTCCGAGCGCCTGCGCATGCGATGGGGTGTCGATACGCGTCTCGAGTCCGCCGCAGAAGATC
The DNA window shown above is from Hoeflea phototrophica DFL-43 and carries:
- a CDS encoding DUF262 domain-containing protein, producing MAKNVDDEIEVEGDDEEEEIGTHVEFDIATYPSDLTLGVIHELWKDKDITVPSFQRSFVWNIKQSSLLIESFLLGLPVPQVFFYIDNESKNLVIDGQQRIMSVIYFFEGYFGPENMQGRRAVFRLTGLSEGSPYVGKRFTDLSSQDQRRLKGAVLRAVNIKQLAPANQSTSMFHIFERLNTGGTPLRPQEIRNCVFHGQLVEVLHELNEDVDWRTILARKPLDKHQRDVEMILRIFAMTERGDDYEKPMKEFLNKQMKIHAKSKGSSKIERFVERFGEVTSIIVKQLNPKPFHVRGPLNLAAMDSVMSVLIRQPNKIPKDLKARFEKLLVDDKYRNAIFFNTSDASVVKERLALAEKYLMS
- a CDS encoding NAD-dependent epimerase/dehydratase family protein, whose protein sequence is MHVLITGAGGHLGRKLFDALEQDDGYRVSGIDIRPVDHPNIHAADLADGADWAELLNGVDVIVHLAGDREPAASWVSAVEHNMDATLELYHHAAKRGVSRVVLASSNWIHGDKRFTDDMLDSNTPPGPINAYGMSKLFCERTGAFFARHHDLSVICLRIGWTQWTHDNRPGPHMAMGRWGQEMWLSDRDFLNGTRCAINAKDVSFAALNLMSDNPGMRWDIDETRSVIGYSPQDGSRARITPRIALTSWLKNTLTVSVPKIIERRFPSW
- a CDS encoding substrate-binding domain-containing protein; its protein translation is MTDVNVNRRKLLTAGATAGLAAAFGLPALSTEAMAQAAGKEYVFLSIVTQVPFWVDYRNAMKDLEELMGIKATFTGPLDFDTAAQARQLDELIARRPAGILIFPGDPATLAPGVERAVEAGIPVTCCIGDIPNSPRSTFLGINGVQAGRVGGEMLAQAIGGKGKVILGTFPAPSTLERVEGYKQIFAEKYPEIEVVDVVNDKADPSYAPTAYLQSIQANPDIVGIGGTDGDSGKGAAIAVNEAGRKDIKIVAMDRNDDMLPYIEDGTIYGAVAQKSYLEIFLAFHMMHWQNTDALKILPDWKAAGINPLPERVETGVMAITAENVAQFKHA
- a CDS encoding ABC transporter permease, which translates into the protein MTLSAQSSTPERMPLFRRGLKAFVDIRELTLIALIVTIIIVMANLNPYFLSFSNFRAVAVGMAPTAIIVIGMAILLASGGFDLSVGSVMALSSTVVAMLLLAGVPIPVAVLGGLILGAIIGVLNGLLVTGLGINPLIATLGTMSIARGIALVLTEGFSVSSLPASFAWIGKADIGGFPVIVLVTILLVVFFDLAVRHTRFFRQAYFIGANEKAAMLSGIHVTHVRIILYGLTGVLAALAGVLLASRLMSGTPTAGNGIELQVLAAAVIGGASLRGGEGTILGAFLGVVFVALINNTMTMLAVSIYWQMIVIGGVLICAVALDMLIRSKRS
- a CDS encoding sugar ABC transporter ATP-binding protein, translated to MTAASDLDALAVQSLIRLEGVCKSFGSNVVLDGVDFALHPGEIHALCGENGAGKSTCLGLLYGLHQPSGGKIFCGGLETRIDTPSHAQALGISCVFQELSLAGALSVAENIYAGRAPSRFGVVDWAKLRRRATALLSEFGLDLDVSRPVDSLPISSRQIVEIAKALSLNSRILLLDEPTSALAPDEVEALFEVLRKLTRKGIGIVYVSHHMDEIFRIADRVTVLRDGYRISTLPTSQTSQKRVVAEMIGGAHPGDVSRSGDTGGTEVLAVTALTHPGQFEDVSFAIKAGEIVGMAGLMGARRSEIVRSLVGLMPGASGSVRLHSRPVQFHSLREAMRAGIGFVPEERKTEGLFLDQTLSDNLIAASLPEHARLGVMHAASIRKAGRSAISAFGIKTRGLGERIGALSGGNQQKVMLAKWLKRAPQLLIIEEPTKGVDVGAKFQIHTELLRCAAEGMAILIVSSDFPELVSLATRILVVHEGRIMGDIAANDATEAALLQMAAGHKLGVPTGSTHHAGATL